In the Anolis sagrei isolate rAnoSag1 chromosome 1, rAnoSag1.mat, whole genome shotgun sequence genome, TCATTGGGGTTGGGAGAGACTCCCAAAGTGTTCAAGTGCAGGTTCTGTTCTAACTTTTGTTATTtacgtcagtagaaaaaggaagaacggGGAGGCAATGGGGCCTCTGCAAGGAGAAGTCAGGGAAATACTGACAGGGGACAGGAAagaaggcagaactacttaatgccttctttgtcctctcacaaaaagaaagtcatcctcaacctcagcaagaggctcaacatgcccagctcttcaagccgttcctcatagggcttgttctccgacccttggtcatttgagtcgccctcctctggacacattccagcttagagtcaatacctctcttgaattgtggtgcccagaattggacacaatattccaggtaaagtggtctgaccaaagcggaatagagcatggggggcATGTTGCAGTAATTATCACTAAAATGGAtaagtttctaattaagaaaataatATCTGTTCACAGCGATGTTTGTGCTCAACCACATAAAGCACCTAAAGAGAAAACTACACAATAATTGGTTATACAGTAAAGATTATATGGAACTTATCTCTATATATTAATCATATTATGTTGTTTGAAAATCGTATATGGGATTGGTTCAACTTGCAGTTTGCTCGTTAGGCTGAATTATCATGTCACAAAAGGttacaagtaaaaaaaaagtggaCAGCTCTGTCTAGGAGATTCTCTCTGTGGGCAAGTACCATTgttctctccagtgtggattcTATAATGTCTACGGAGATGTGAACTGAGTGTAGCTgatcccacactccaggcatttatagggtttctccccagtgtgagtcctttgatgggaacgtagacttccactctcagtgaagcttTGTCTACACTCTggacatgtatagggtttctccccggtgtgggtcctttgatgtgaatgtagatgggAACTCggactgaagctctttccgcactccaggcacttatagggtttctcccgtGTGAGTCCTTTGACATTTTTGTAGAGCTCCACTGTCAGCAAAGTTCTgttcacactccaggcatttataaggtttctcccctgtgtgagtcctttgatgtgtacgtagacctgagctctgagtgaagctctttttgcactctaggcatttatgggtttctccccagtgtgtgtcctttgatgtgaacgcagACCAGAATTATGtgtaaagctctttccacactccaggcatttatagggtttctccccagcatgcatcctttgatgtgaacgtagacctgaactgtgagtgaagctctttccacactccaggcatgtatagggtttctccccagcatgcatcctttgatgtgaacgtagacttgaactgtgagtgaagctctgtccacactccaggcatttatagggtttctccccagtgtgaatccttttatGTTTATGCAGACTTGAACTATgattgaagctctttccacactccaggcatgcatagggtttctctccagtgtgagtcctttgatgggaacgtagacttccactctgagtgaagctctgtccacactccaggcatgtatagggtttctccccggtatgaatcctttgatgggaatgtagatttccactcttagtgaagctctttccacactccaggcatgcatagggtttctccccggtgtgagtcctttgatgggaacatagacttccactctcagtgaagctctttccacactccaggcatgtataaagTTTCTCCCCGGTatgaatcctttgatgggaacgtagacttccactctcagtgaagcttTGTCTACACTCtagacatgtatagggtttctccccagtgtgggtcctttgatgtgaatgtagatgggAACTCCGACTGAATCTCTGCCCACAAtgcaggcatgtatagggtttctccccaatgtgagtcctttgatgtctatgtagagttgaactctgagtgaagctcagtccacactccgggcatgtatagggtttctccccggtgtgagtcctttgatgggaacgtagacttccactctcagtgaagctcagtccacactccaggcatggataaggtttctccccagtgtgcgtcctttgatgtctacgtagacttccactgtgagcaaagctctgcccacactccaggcatttaaagggtttctccccagtgtgagtcctttgatgtctacgtagatttccactgtgagtgaagctctttccacactccaggcaagtATAGGGTTTGTTCCCGGTGTGAGCCCCCCTTTCATGTTGCGGCAGAAGATCCCTCCGAGAGAAACTCTTTTCACGCTCCAGGCATTTAGatgctttctcctccatgtcaGCAATGATATATCTGCTTAATTGCAATACGGATACTTGactcttcttttttccattctCATCTGTGCGATCAATAATTTCAGCAAGATTAGCACATTGAGAGGATTTATTCTTCCTGTAGGATCGGTTTCCTTACTTCACCCAAGAGGTCTCTCCACAGAATCCTTATTTCCCTGGTcaagaagaaaaatcaagaatGAGTCAGAGACCTTTCCCTTTATGCAGACATCAGGGTCTCAAGCGCAAACACAGATCCCAGCAAAGGCAATCTCTGGTTcttaaaaaagaagggaaggaatccagaaagaaaaaggaggagggagggaggaagaaaagaaggaatgaccgaagaaagaaaggggaactCCTTCCAATATTGGAGTATCGCATTCATTTTTTTGGGTCAAGGACAAATATG is a window encoding:
- the LOC132761746 gene encoding zinc finger protein 135-like, with the translated sequence MEEKASKCLEREKSFSRRDLLPQHERGAHTGNKPYTCLECGKSFTHSGNLRRHQRTHTGEKPFKCLECGQSFAHSGSLRRHQRTHTGEKPYPCLECGLSFTESGSLRSHQRTHTGEKPYTCPECGLSFTQSSTLHRHQRTHIGEKPYTCLHCGQRFSRSSHLHSHQRTHTGEKPYTCLECRQSFTESGSLRSHQRIHTGEKLYTCLECGKSFTESGSLCSHQRTHTGEKPYACLECGKSFTKSGNLHSHQRIHTGEKPYTCLECGQSFTQSGSLRSHQRTHTGEKPYACLECGKSFNHSSSLHKHKRIHTGEKPYKCLECGQSFTHSSSLRSHQRMHAGEKPYTCLECGKSFTHSSGLRSHQRMHAGEKPYKCLECGKSFTHNSGLRSHQRTHTGEKPINA